In one Candidatus Woesearchaeota archaeon B3_Woes genomic region, the following are encoded:
- a CDS encoding threonine--tRNA ligase, giving the protein MAKKEDITTLRHSTSHILAHAVKKLFPRTKLGIGPAIEGGFYYDFDVKKSFTPEDTKKIEYEMNKLIRQNLEFKKQIITKQKAKTLFKDEPYKLELIDELEGSKVTIYTQGDFTDLCKGPHVENSKVLKAFKLTKTSGAYWRGDSKNKMLQRVYGIVFHEKEELKKYIQQLQEAEKRDHRKIGQKLDLFSMHDEAPGMPFFHDKGTFIFNTLIDFMRNEMNRKGYEENRTPIILNKELWLKSGHWDHYKENMYFTKIDTTDYAVKPMNCPGNLLIYKTKVHSYRDLPLKAGEFGLVHRHELSGVLAGLFRVRAFTQDDAHVFCEENQLKDSIIELIELCDYTYKTFGFTYEVELSTRPEKAMGSKEIWDKAEKFLKQALNAKKIKYKINEGEGAFYGPKIDFHLKDCIGRKWQCGTIQVDFSMPEKFDLTYEGKDGKSHHPVMVHRAIYGSLERFLGILIEHYGGNFPLWLSPIQVRILTVADRFNSYADKVSKEMKDSGLRVEVDKRAESISKKVREAQLSKINYILVVGEKEVKDKTITVRTRDNVVHGAQKVDSFIKKLLEENNKKR; this is encoded by the coding sequence ATGGCAAAAAAAGAAGATATAACAACTTTAAGACATTCTACCTCGCATATTCTAGCTCATGCTGTAAAAAAACTATTTCCAAGAACAAAATTAGGAATAGGACCCGCTATAGAAGGTGGTTTTTATTATGATTTTGATGTTAAAAAATCATTCACTCCTGAAGATACAAAAAAAATAGAATATGAAATGAACAAACTCATAAGGCAAAATCTTGAATTCAAAAAACAAATAATAACCAAACAAAAAGCAAAAACATTATTCAAAGATGAACCATATAAACTAGAATTAATAGATGAACTAGAAGGTTCTAAAGTTACAATATATACTCAAGGAGATTTTACTGATTTATGCAAAGGTCCACACGTTGAAAATTCTAAAGTTTTAAAGGCATTTAAACTAACAAAAACATCAGGAGCCTATTGGAGAGGAGATTCTAAAAATAAAATGCTCCAAAGAGTCTATGGAATCGTTTTCCATGAAAAAGAAGAACTAAAAAAATACATTCAACAACTACAAGAAGCTGAAAAAAGAGATCATAGAAAAATTGGTCAAAAACTAGATCTTTTTTCAATGCATGATGAAGCACCAGGAATGCCTTTTTTCCATGATAAAGGAACTTTTATTTTCAATACATTAATTGATTTTATGAGAAACGAGATGAATAGAAAAGGCTATGAAGAAAACAGAACACCTATAATTCTGAATAAAGAATTATGGTTAAAATCAGGTCATTGGGATCACTATAAAGAAAATATGTATTTTACAAAAATAGATACAACAGATTATGCAGTAAAACCAATGAACTGCCCTGGCAATCTATTAATATACAAAACAAAAGTACATTCTTATAGAGATTTGCCACTAAAAGCAGGAGAATTTGGTTTAGTCCATAGACACGAATTAAGTGGTGTCTTGGCAGGCTTATTCAGGGTTAGAGCATTTACACAAGATGATGCACACGTATTTTGTGAGGAAAACCAATTAAAAGATTCTATAATTGAATTAATTGAACTATGTGATTATACATACAAAACATTTGGATTTACATATGAAGTTGAACTAAGCACAAGACCTGAAAAAGCAATGGGATCAAAAGAAATTTGGGATAAAGCTGAAAAATTCCTAAAACAAGCTTTGAATGCTAAAAAAATAAAATACAAGATTAATGAGGGAGAGGGAGCTTTTTATGGACCCAAAATTGATTTCCATCTAAAAGATTGCATTGGAAGAAAATGGCAGTGCGGAACAATTCAAGTTGATTTTTCCATGCCTGAAAAATTTGACTTAACATATGAAGGAAAAGACGGCAAATCTCATCACCCAGTTATGGTACACAGGGCTATCTATGGATCATTAGAAAGATTCTTAGGAATTCTAATAGAACACTATGGAGGAAATTTTCCATTATGGTTAAGTCCTATCCAAGTAAGAATATTAACTGTTGCAGATAGGTTCAATAGTTATGCTGATAAAGTTTCTAAAGAAATGAAAGATTCCGGATTAAGAGTAGAAGTTGATAAACGCGCTGAATCAATCTCAAAAAAAGTAAGAGAAGCTCAACTCTCTAAAATAAATTATATATTAGTAGTTGGGGAAAAAGAAGTAAAAGATAAAACAATAACAGTTAGAACAAGAGATAATGTTGTTCATGGTGCTCAAAAAGTTGACTCTTTTATTAAAAAATTATTAGAAGAAAATAATAAAAAAAGGTGA